The Populus nigra chromosome 14, ddPopNigr1.1, whole genome shotgun sequence genome has a segment encoding these proteins:
- the LOC133673038 gene encoding UPF0496 protein At2g18630-like: protein MDFCSELQRCVLRARTSQKHIQAAVTHYEKEKYVETLEELQKFVAAGSPFTSEFFDLFQSVREQQQSLLEKIRSRKRKLDKKFKKVTIWRAVTYVLFVSLFVFVMISNVVAVAVSAAPPVVTALVTALDVPVKGMKSCYDFWNRYQKALKEEREFVEKIDRATFTRITAMKNVKALADRLIVEIEPLLKKAAGLASREEDFVKLKMDEIKKEMALFMDTCEQLYVQAHNCHSHIIQERNQILEKINNKTT, encoded by the coding sequence ATGGATTTTTGTAGTGAACTACAAAGATGTGTTTTACGCGCTCGTACTAGCCAGAAGCATATACAGGCTGCCGTTACGCATTACGAGAAGGAGAAGTATGTAGAGACATTAGAAGAATTACAGAAGTTTGTGGCGGCTGGCAGTCCATTTACCTCGGAGTTCTTTGATCTGTTCCAATCAGTTCGTGAGCAGCAGCAATCCTTGTTGGAGAAAATAAGATCTCGTAAGAGGAAGCTtgataagaaattcaaaaaagtgACGATTTGGAGGGCAGTGACTTATGTGTTGTTTGTATCTCTTTTTGTCTTTGTGATGATTTCCAATGTAGTAGCAGTTGCCGTCTCTGCTGCACCACCTGTTGTAACTGCTTTGGTCACTGCGCTAGACGTTCCAGTGAAAGGGATGAAAAGTTGTTATGACTTTTGGAATCGGTACCAGAAAGCATTGAAGGAGGAGCGGGAGTTCGTGGAAAAAATTGACCGTGCAACTTTCACTAGAATCACAGCCATGAAAAATGTAAAGGCTCTTGCCGACAGATTGATTGTGGAAATCGAGCCACTCTTGAAGAAAGCAGCAGGGCTTGCTAGCAGGGAAGAAGATTTTGTAAAACTGAAGATGGATGAGATCAAGAAGGAGATGGCGTTGTTCATGGATACCTGTGAGCAATTATATGTCCAGGCTCATAACTGTCACAGCCACATAATCCAAGAAAGAAATCAGATTTTGGAGAAGAtcaataataaaacaacttGA